GACTTTGTTTGTTCTGAGTCCTGCTCCTCCAGGAATGGCAGGGCCCTTCAGACCTCTCCAAATGATCAGGATTCCACAGAGCCCAGCTCCCACGAGGGGCACTTGTCCCATTACTGCTAACGAAGGATTCACTTTGCGTGCCTGTTACCGCCTTGCTGGAGTGGACGCTGTCCGTAGGTGCTCGGCAGGGGCTGGCTGGGACAGCTGGGTGAGATGCGCTAATCCCTTCCCATCTAGGGCTGTACACTTTGGGTTTATAATCCACCGAGTAGGGTCCAGACAGCAGCTGAAGGCTCTGTCAGCCTTTTCCTGAAACCCAGCAGATCTTCCACttgtaagaaaagaagaaaataaattttgttccTTGGCGGACATGGTGGCAGTGCTGGGTGCTGGTGCCCTGGGTCCTCAGCGGAGAGTGACCGCCAGCCCCAGTATCCAGGCAAGGAGGGAGGCCCCCAGGAAATTGCCCGAggaggcctgctgcaccccactgGGAGCACGGATGGGGGTCCTACGGGCACACTTGCCCTTCCTCTTGGGCCGTGCTGTGGGCATGATGTCAAAGCTGAACTTGTGCTGGTAGTCGGGGGCATAGTCCTGCAGCTCGTGGGGCTGCTTCCCGGTGCCCGCCTTAGAGATCTGGTTGCGGTTCCTGTGGCTGGTACAGTTCTTGCCTGACTTCTTGGAGCCTGACCTGGAGCCAGGCAGATGGCTGTGCGGGTGGCCCTTGTCCCTGGCGGGGCCGTAGGGGGGGTGATGCTCTTTGCGGGCAGCCCTGTCGGTGGTGGTGAGCGTGTGTGATTTGATCTGGTGTGGGGACGCCGGGCTGGTGCAGTTCCGGAAGTCCTCTGCCCTCAGCAGCTTCAGGTCCTGGCCTTGCCTCAGCTCGGGGGACACACAGGGAACAGCAGAGCTGGAGCCTCGGAACCTCCGCAGCCATTCCCAGAGGGAGCGCGCCCTGCAGCCGCAGTCCCAGGCATTCCCGTTGAGGCGGAGGAACTCCAAGGCCACCAGGGGGGCCAGGCAGTCACCCTGAAGCTCCGAGAGGCTGTTATTGAAAAGAAAGAGAGTGGTCAGCCTGCGGAGATCATGGAAAGCCCTGTGGTGGACCCACTGCAGCTGATTCTCGTGCAAAAGCAGCCTGTCCAGGTTTACCAGTCCCCGGAAGGTGTTCTGGCCCAGGCTCCACAGCTTATTGCCGTGGAGAAACAGGTGGCTGAGGTTGACTAGGTCCACGAAGATGTCGTCCTGGAGGTACTCGATGTGGTTGTCCTGCAGGTAGAGGTACTGCAGGCTGTGCAGGCCGCTAAAGATGCCCGCCGGCAGGGCGCTCAGCCCACACTTGTAGAGGTAGAGGGCATGAAGCTTTACCAGGCCCTGGAAGGTCTCAGGTGCCAGCGTCCGCAGCTGCCGGTTGTCGCCGAGGTCCAGTTCCTCCAGGTGCACGAAGCCCTCGAAGGTGTTGGGGTCAATGAAAGTGATGTTATTGGAGTAGATCCACAGGGTGACCATGGCAGGGCTGAAGTGGCCCTGCCGGAGGAGGGTGATGCGGTTGTTCTGCAGGAAGATGCGCTCACTGTCCTCGGGGATGCCCTCGGGGATGGCGGCAAAGTTGTGTGCCTGGCAGCTGACCGTCATGGGTGCTGGGTAGCACACACAGTCCCGTGGGCAGCCACCGCCCAGGGGCAGCTCCCCAgccagcagcaggagcagcagcaaTTCCACACAGCACCCTGGTGAGGAGAGAGACAGCAGAACCAGTCAGAGACTGCCCAGCAAGGTGGCAGACAGATGGGGTGcaaagggtggggaggggaccaGCATATGATCTTCCTAGGTCTGCCAAGGAGGATCTTATCTGTGCTGTGATCAGGAGTCTTTCATGGCCCCTGGATGGAGGAAGACAGGACTCAGAGTCCAAGCCTGGACTTAGATCATCTAAGACTAGAAACCTCTCCCTACTTCTTGGCAGCTACCCCAATGGAGAATGTTTTTGGAGATGgaggatactggagattgaacccaggggcacttaaccactgagccacatccccagtcactttttgtattttatttagagatagggtctcactgcttagggcctcgctaaattgctgaggctggctttgaactcacgattctcctgcctcagcctcccaggccgctgggattagaggcatgcactaCCGCACCCCGCCCAACTGAGAATTAATCCCCAACTTGGACTGGGAGGTAAATTTGGGGTGAAGGCTCTGGATCAACCCTGTACCTTCTTAGCCCTGCCCCTAAAATCCCTAGGCCCTGATGAGGGTGCCTGAGCCCAGCCCCCTCAGTCTCTGTCAGCCCCACTGCAGTGAAGGCCACACCCCGAGACACAGCCTCTAGCCctcatcccagctctgccactagCTCATCGTTATCTGCATTCACAGATAGTGGTTCTAACAAAGTAAATATCTCATGCAGAGTCCTGAGGAATcgttttatttaaatcattccCAATAACAAACAAAGCACGTAAGCATGACACCAAAGTGCTCCTCGAAAGATATTTCATTTACATGTTCAAGCATGCGACAccccttctgtacctcagtttccttttttctaaAACACAGAGAGGATAGTTCTCACTCACAGAGCTGTGTGTGTACAGAGAGAGACGTGTCTGTCAGGGACTGGGGGGTAGCACCAGGGCTGATGCATGAAGCTTCTCTGGGGTCTACAAAACTGCCAGACCAAGGCTGCTCCCCATCCTGGTCCACCTTCTGGCCCTTTCCCCTCTTTCCGCCTCGCTTCAGCTCCCAGGCTATGGCTGCAAAACCAGGCCTTGCCCCTCAACTGTCCAGAGCATTTCCTCTGTAGCTTCCCTCTAATTGGGCATTAATTAGGCATTCGTTAATGGatccttaaaataatttattttcggATGTGTCCAGCCTGTGGTCGGGTAATAGCCCCGTGCTCATTATTGGAGCAGCCTCATTATGGACGATTGTCATTACCTGCCTTTTTCCAGGGTCACAGCTGACCCAAGCAGCCCAGCAGGCACACAGGGTGGAGGGGAAAGGCTCCAGGCCCACAGAAGCCCACCCTGGAGGGCCAGGCAGTCATCTCCCTGCCTGGGTTGGCCTCTTGCCCCTTCTATTCTGGTTTGTCCAGCTGGGCCTCTCAGGAGAGCCAGGGTGCCTAGGGGCAGCTCAGTTGAGTCTTCCAGCTGCACACTGAGCATGTGGGATGAGAAAAGCCAACCTCCGGGCCACGCCTGGGTCTGTCAGCCACCCATCCAAGCTCCCAGGACTTCGGCTGCCCCAACCCAATCGCTACCCAGGTTCCCAGCTGAGCAGGTCTCACTGCCACCGCCACCCCCTCGTTCCCGGTAGAAACGGCATCGTAAATAAGTGACAGCTCCCAGCTGTTGGGAGTTATGGGCTCCCAGAGAGTGGCAGCTGCTTCCCGTCCCCCTGTAATCACCCGGCTTCAACCGAATGTTTCCAGCACATAAAAATCATCGCACATAATTTAGTTTTTTGCATAATTGGGTTCAGTTGCGATTTCAGAGCAATTATGACCTCAATGGTGGTTGCAGCACAGCATCAAGGACCCTTTCTGAGCCAGGAGACACTTTGTGTAGCCTCTGCAGTACCTTCAGTGACCTGAGCTACTGGACAGCCTAGAGGCTGGCTCAAGGCAGCGGCtgcctctgcctcagtttccccttccaGAAAATACTCGGAGATGATGGCTCTGCCAGCCCTCTCCCTCAGAGTCCTGGGTGTGGCCTCTAGGCCCCATGGCCCACTTCAGTCTGCCCAGGGATGGCAGGAACCTGAGGGCTCAGAATCTCAGAGGACTTGAGGGGAGGCTGCCCagcccctcagtctccatacCCAGGTTGGAAGAGGTTCAAGCCACACTGGACTCTCCAGATCTCCTCATTCAGCCCACACCCTCACCCCTGCTGCGTAGGCTGCTTTCTTTCAGGAGTCCATACCTGCCAGAACCTTCCCCAGGGAGCCACCCTGAAGGAGCCCAGACTTAAGAGCATTCACGGTGCTCACTGTGCCTGTCCCACAACTCAGTCTGAAGAAGTCGTGGCTGAGCCCGGCCTGGCAGCTCACGTCTGTAACCCCAGAGATtcgggaggcaggaggatggcgagttcaaagccaacctcagcaatggcgaggtgctaagcaactcagtgagaccctgtctctaaagaaaatacaaaacagggctggggatgtggatcagtggttgattgcccctgagttcaatccctggtaccaaaaaaaaaaaaagaaaaaaaagaaagaaaggaaggaaggaaagaccaCAGCCATGCGGCCTCTACCAGGGGTCCTCTAAAGACAAAGGCATTTCCTCCCCTCAGTCTGCAGCCGCGGGGGCAGGGACTGTGGCAGGCTTAGCGCTAATACCACTCGACATTTGTACAGCTCATTTCAGTTGACAAAGTACTTCTGTCCACACTCCTCTGATCCTCAGACCCACCctatgtggtggtggtggtgggggcacctcctccagctgcagtTGTGTTCTGTCTCCATAAGGCCCCAGGTGAAGCCCTGTGGGGAGATGGTTTCCCCCtcagagagaaagcagatgtttccAGGGAATGCTGGTACACAGGGAAGACCATCCTGGGACCTGAGTTTAGCTGAAAAAGCCCAAATGCCCCCAAATCCAGGTGTGTACTTAGTAACTGATTTGTGAATGCACCATGGCATGTGGAAGGGATCAGATGGCAGGGTGGGGTGGAGACAGGACCCAGGGCAGGGGAACTTCTGCTCTTCCCCTGAGAGAGCCCCGGGAGACAGAGGGACCCCAGTAGAGGCTTGGCCCAGGGCTGACCTGTTCTGTCACCTCAAGGAAGAACATGCTTTATGTTGGGGGTCTCAGGCAATAAGGCCATAGGGACTGTATATAGTAGTCACTTCCTTCCAAAGGCGGGAACAATAAAGGGATCCAGATGACTGGTGGGATCTGGGCCCAGGGCAGCTGCTCTCCATCCTTCAGTACTTCCCAGATACCAGGGTCTGTGCCAGGGAGGCCTCCCTTCCagatccccacccccaccactggGAATCTCAGCTGAGTCTGCTTCGCCACCCTGAAAGCCAGTCCATCTCCTAAACCCTGGGCTGGCTGTCCCAGCAAGCCCCACCCACTTCTGGCACCCCTGCCTGAGCCAGCAGGTGTCAGCCCTGGATTGTCACCCTGCCAATTTCTTCCCAGGGAGATGGTTACTGCGTTGCCACAGCTCCTCCTGTGCCCCCTCCATGTGGCCCTTGGGAGCCGGGACCCGCTGATTGCCTGATTAATGTACTAACAATGAGGCTGATGCTTTTGCTGTGCATTTCAAGCTTGCAAATTAGCAGAGATCCAAGTCTCTGAGGAGGGGCCTTGCACCTCCTCCTACCAGCCTCCTCAGCCCCCTCCCGAGTGGGCAAGGGGTGCTCTGCAGGAGGGGCCTGAAGAAGGCAAAGCAGCACCTCCCCAACGCTCCACCTCCAGGTGATATACTCAGTCATGTTCAGCTACTCCAAACCTCTTGGTCTCCCCACAAGTGTTCACTTCACAGTGTctcgttccttccttcctccattctATACTTGCTCAGGGTCCAGGAGAATTAGAGGTGCCAGTGTGGGGAGGGCCCAGGAATGAGCTGGGTGGGGCAAGTCCTCATGGCTCATGAGCAGATGGGGGAGTCACAAAACCAAGCAGCCCAGCCAAGTGCTGGGGCCCGAGGTAGATGCCTGGGGGTGCGTGGGAGAAGATGGAAGTGGTGGCTCAGGAAGGCCCCTGCCACCCTTGTGCCACCTGCTGTCTTTGTTCTGTCACTAGTCAGCTGTGTGATGTAGGTAGCTCTTCAACTTCCAGAAGTATTTAATCTGTGAAATGGGGGTGAGAAGGGTCCCCGCCCCATGGGGCTGCCTTAGGATTCAGTGAGGGGATGTCTGCTCAGGGCTTGGCATGCATCAGCCCAGAAGACAGGCACACAGGCCAGGGAGCTGGCACTGTTTCCAGGTCCTTCCTGCAAACCCAAACCCCTACCTGCCAGCAGGGACTGTGAGGACAGGGGTGAGTGGCCTGAACACAGGCAGCTGCCTCACCCAGTCTAACTCCGCAGCCCCCGGATGTGCTTTATGAACAGCTCCATGTGGTCCAGACCTGGTGGGATGTGTGGGAAAGCAAAGGCAAAGGGCACAGCGTGTGTGAAGGCACTGAGGTGGAACACAGGTGGCCTGCACCATCTTCCCCACCCCTGTCTAACTAGGCAGAGCTTCCAAggagactttaacctctgctagtCGACCTGGGAGGACCCAGGGCAGGGGTGGGACTGAGAACTCTGCACTGAGACCAGCATCCATAAGGCCCCTCTCCAGGCCCAGGCCAGACAGCTAGTGTGACAGGGGCTCTGCAGCTTCCAAGCCCACAAGGACACAGCCCTGTTACCAGTTTGTTTGCATGGCTTACTCACAACCCCACGGGAACAGCACCCATTCGCAGAGGAGGAAACAAGGCACCCCTCTGGCAAGTGGCTGGCCAAGCCACATAGCTGGTGAGCAGGGCAGTGGGCAGGACTTACCCAAATCCCCCTGAGTCCTGGGCTCTGCCCCCAGCTCTCTGCTGCATGGGGTGAGCAGAGCAGCCTCGGCTGAGGGCTAGTTGGCCCTCTCAGGCCCAGAGTCTCTTCCATGACAGCACGGAAGGGGCTGTCCTCCCTGTATCTGAGTTGGGTGATGGCCCCTTGGGCAGGCATTCCCATGGCCCCGGGGCAGGACTGTGGTCTCTCCGAGGCTTGGAAACTGGTCAATCACGTGATCAATTCCTCTGGCTCTGCAGCCCTCCCTCCGTCCTCCAGGCTGAGATCCCCCCTCTGCCCCAGCCTTACTAGATGCTCCTCTCTGAGCCAATCAATGCTAACCCAATGCGCTCTGCTGCTGGATAACGGCCTCAGGCCAGGCCGGCTGCACTCACAGGGCTGCTGGCGCCTCAGGCCACTTGGCACTTGCACCACTTGGGTCCTAAGCACAGGCCTCTTCCTGATGAGTCCCTTCTGCCCCTCCCAGACTGGCCCAGGCCTGGAGACGAGGAAGTCAGTCAGGGCACAGCCAGACGCCCCTCCTCAGCCCCTCTGCTGGACATAGG
This window of the Ictidomys tridecemlineatus isolate mIctTri1 chromosome 3, mIctTri1.hap1, whole genome shotgun sequence genome carries:
- the Rtn4rl1 gene encoding reticulon-4 receptor-like 1 yields the protein MLRKGCCVELLLLLLLAGELPLGGGCPRDCVCYPAPMTVSCQAHNFAAIPEGIPEDSERIFLQNNRITLLRQGHFSPAMVTLWIYSNNITFIDPNTFEGFVHLEELDLGDNRQLRTLAPETFQGLVKLHALYLYKCGLSALPAGIFSGLHSLQYLYLQDNHIEYLQDDIFVDLVNLSHLFLHGNKLWSLGQNTFRGLVNLDRLLLHENQLQWVHHRAFHDLRRLTTLFLFNNSLSELQGDCLAPLVALEFLRLNGNAWDCGCRARSLWEWLRRFRGSSSAVPCVSPELRQGQDLKLLRAEDFRNCTSPASPHQIKSHTLTTTDRAARKEHHPPYGPARDKGHPHSHLPGSRSGSKKSGKNCTSHRNRNQISKAGTGKQPHELQDYAPDYQHKFSFDIMPTARPKRKGKCARRTPIRAPSGVQQASSGNFLGASLLAWILGLAVTLR